One window of Atribacter laminatus genomic DNA carries:
- a CDS encoding phosphopentomutase — protein sequence MFIALLDGLGMGELPDAAEYGDEGSHTLANLSREVGGLSCPTLERLGLGKIEPIPGVVAVKKAEGWYGKMVEKSAGKDTTTGHWEMMGVITEHPFPVYPQGFPEEIIDEIERVTGFRILGNKPASGTAIIEEYGAEHIRTGFPILYTSADSVLQIAAHEEIVSVKDLYRLCEMVRKIMNGDHAVARIIARPFIGQPGSFQRTSRRKDFSLPPPYPTVLDVLLERGIQVAGVGKIGDVFAGRGISKNFKTTNNSDTFRVFFELLEDERFGLIWANFNDFDTLYGHRNDAIGFQKALESWDAQLKEFLPRLRFDDILIITSDHGCDPTTSSTDHSREHALLICASPQLLTGNSLGIRSSFADIGATIAQLFGIPWSGPGTSFSFILED from the coding sequence ATATTCATTGCACTTCTTGATGGCTTAGGAATGGGTGAACTTCCTGATGCCGCTGAATATGGAGACGAAGGAAGCCATACGTTAGCCAATCTTTCTCGGGAGGTTGGTGGTTTGTCTTGCCCGACTCTGGAAAGATTAGGCTTGGGAAAAATCGAACCAATACCGGGAGTTGTTGCGGTAAAAAAAGCCGAGGGATGGTATGGGAAGATGGTGGAAAAATCAGCAGGGAAGGATACGACTACTGGTCATTGGGAGATGATGGGGGTCATTACCGAGCATCCTTTCCCGGTTTATCCGCAAGGTTTTCCCGAAGAGATTATCGATGAGATCGAAAGGGTTACAGGTTTCCGGATTTTGGGAAACAAACCGGCATCAGGAACTGCCATTATTGAAGAATATGGTGCCGAACATATCCGTACCGGTTTTCCTATTTTATATACTTCAGCCGATAGCGTGCTGCAAATCGCTGCACATGAAGAGATCGTCTCGGTTAAAGACCTGTATCGTCTTTGTGAAATGGTTCGAAAAATTATGAATGGCGATCACGCTGTTGCCCGTATTATTGCGCGTCCCTTTATTGGCCAGCCAGGAAGCTTTCAACGGACCTCAAGGCGGAAAGATTTTTCGCTGCCACCTCCTTATCCAACGGTATTAGATGTTCTTTTGGAGAGAGGAATTCAAGTAGCTGGAGTTGGAAAAATTGGTGATGTTTTTGCCGGGCGAGGAATCAGTAAAAATTTTAAGACCACCAATAACTCTGATACCTTTCGGGTATTTTTTGAATTACTCGAAGATGAGCGTTTTGGTTTGATTTGGGCAAACTTCAATGATTTCGATACCCTCTATGGTCATCGTAATGACGCTATTGGTTTTCAAAAGGCTCTTGAGTCCTGGGATGCTCAATTAAAAGAATTTCTCCCTCGATTACGTTTTGATGACATTTTAATCATTACCAGTGACCATGGGTGTGATCCTACCACGTCCAGCACTGATCACTCCCGCGAACACGCACTTCTAATCTGTGCCTCTCCCCAATTATTGACGGGGAATTCTTTGGGAATCCGTTCTTCGTTTGCTGATATTGGGGCGACGATTGCCCAGTTGTTCGGAATTCCTTGGTCGGGTCCGGGAACCAGTTTTTCCTTCATACTCGAAGATTAA